The Sulfurimonas sp. HSL-1716 sequence TCAATCCGTACGTGACTGCTCCGGAAGTAAATCTTATTCTGGTACGTCAATCGTTTGAAGAAGCACTTCACTCTCAAAGCTATGCGGTCATGGTGGATTCCATCTCTCAAAATTCGGATGAGATATATGATCTTTGGCGTGAAGATATGATGCTTAAGCATAAAAACGATGCAATCGCCGCAGTATATGAACAGCTTGCTAAAGAACCGAGCGAAACAAACTTTCTAAAAGCCTGTTTTGCCAACCAGATATTAGAGGGGATCTATTTTTACAGCGGTTTTGCCTATCTCTATACTTTGGCGCGTTCGGGGAAAATGCTCGGTTCTGCACAGATGATACGTTTCATTCAGCGTGACGAAGTAACTCACTTGGTACTTTTTAAAAATCTTATCAATACGCTTCGCCGCGACAAGCCCTATCTTTTTACAGAGACGTTAAAAGCAGAAGTTATAGAGATGTTTAAAAAAGCGGTAGAACTTGAGAGCCAATGGGGTCAATACATTACACAAGGGCAGATTCTGGGTCTGACAAACGAGATAGTCGACCAATACATAAAATTCCTGGCTGACGATCGTTTGACCTCCGTCGGATTTGAAAAGATCTATAACGTTTCAAATCCTATCAAATGGGTCGAAGATTTTGCCAAGTTCAATGATCAAAAAACGAACTTCTTTGAAGGAACGGTAACAAACTATTCAAAAGGAAGCTTGAATTTTGATGACTTTTAGACCCTTGCAGACAGGAACGTTCTGATGCGTTCTCTGTGCTCTCTTTCCTTTAAGACAATATCCGATTACGAAGAAAATTTAAAGACCCTTATAAGACTGATAGAAGAAACTCCTCAAGATGCACTGGTTGTAGCGCCGGAAGTATGTTTGACCGGTTTTGATTATGAGAACTTTGACAAAGTCGTCGAATTTGCTTCTCATGCTGCCGATGAGATAAAAAAAGTTTCAAAGAAGCGTATAGTCATTTTGACGATCATCGAAAAGATAGACGGCGAAGTATATAACATGGCAAAGATCTTTCATAACGGCGAAGTAGTTTATCAAAGAGGTAAAGCCAGACTTTTCCGTTACGGAGGCGAGCATAACTATTTTGCCGAGGACAGTGACGAGAAGGTTGAAATAGTCGAAGTAGACGGATTAAAACTCGGTGTGCTTATCTGTTTTGAACTTCGTTATAAAGAGTTATGGAAAAAGCTGGAGGGCGCGGATATCATAGCGACCCCGTCTTGGTGGGGAGTCCTTCGTACCGAACATTTTAAAGTTATAACGCAGGGTCTGGCGATAATCAACCAGTGTTATGTGGTTGCAAGCGACAGCGCAAACGAGGACTGCACGAAGCTCAGCGGCATAATAACCCCTTTTGGCGAAGACAAAAGAAACGGGAGTGCAGCTTGTCTGAAAATCGATTATGATAAAAAAGAGGTGCGTGCCATGCGCCGGTATCTGGATGTAGGTATTGGATAATATAACAGCTATGAAAACAGCGCGTTTGGCGCAGGAGATAGAGAAGAAATTTCCTATCTCCAAAGAGGTGTTTGAAGCCATCTCAAAAACAAACCGTGAGTTTTTCGTACCGCGGGGATTTGCACATAACGCATATAAATTAGACGCTTTGCCGATGGGCTCGGCACAATGGATAAGTTCGCCTCTTACGGTTGCAAAGATGACGGAATACCTGAAGCCAAAGGGGGCCGACAGAGTTTTGGAAGTTGGCTGTGGGAGCGGTTATCAGGCCGCCGTGCTTTCACATCTTTTTCGAGGAGTCTTCACCGTAGAGCGTATAGAGTCGCTTCTGCTTGAAGCAAAACAGCGTTTTAAAACGTTAGGAATAAACAATGTCCATACAAGGACGGATGACGGACAAAACGGCTGGATACAGTATGCGCCTTATGACAGGATACTTTTTTCGGCTACTGCAAAAGAGATACCGCCAAAACTGTTTTCTCAGCTTGCGGACGGCGGGATATTGGTCGCTCCTCTTCAAAAGGGGGAGAAGCAGGTCATTGCCCGTTTTACGAAAAAAGGCTCCTCCTTTGTAAAAGAGGAGCTCGAAGAGTGTGATTTCGTACCTATTTTAGACGGCGTGCAAAAATATTAGACCAGCGTCAGTTCTCCGAGATAACTGTGAATGGAGTTTCCTTGTGAAAGCCACTCCAAGATGCCTCCTTTAAGATTCTTGACATCGGTGAAGCCGAGTTTTTTAAGCTGCAGCGCCGCCAATGCTCCGCGGGGGCCTTTGAGGCAGTAGGTCACGATAGGAGCATCCTGTCCGAACTGTTTGGCCAGTTTGTCTATGGCCATAAATTCAAGTTTTCCTCTGGGAATGGTCAATACCGTAGGGGCGTTTATATAGCCTGAGCTGAACTCTTCCGGCTCTCTGACATCGACAAGGACGATATCTTTTGTGATGTTGTAAAGATCTTCGACCTCGATTGACTCTATGCTTTGATTCGCCTCGTCGATAAGCGCTTTTAGATGTTCGGAAAGAAAGACTTCGTCACATCTTTTTACATACTCTTCAAGTTTTGTATTTACGTTTTTCATCTTTTTCCTTTACAAATATGGGATTCAAAAAGAATACCATATAATTGGATATAATAAGAATAAAAAAGAAAGTGGCAGCATGTATGGGATCAATTATTCTAAACCGGAAGTAGTTCTTTTGCAAAATACGGGGATCGGCGTCGCCGAAGCGGCGGCAAGGACTTGTTACGATTCATTTGAAAACAGCGAGAACGAGGTTATAAAGTGTATCGAACACAGTATGCCCGACGAAGCTATGTGCTGCGATA is a genomic window containing:
- a CDS encoding rhodanese-like domain-containing protein, which encodes MKNVNTKLEEYVKRCDEVFLSEHLKALIDEANQSIESIEVEDLYNITKDIVLVDVREPEEFSSGYINAPTVLTIPRGKLEFMAIDKLAKQFGQDAPIVTYCLKGPRGALAALQLKKLGFTDVKNLKGGILEWLSQGNSIHSYLGELTLV
- a CDS encoding protein-L-isoaspartate(D-aspartate) O-methyltransferase; the protein is MDNITAMKTARLAQEIEKKFPISKEVFEAISKTNREFFVPRGFAHNAYKLDALPMGSAQWISSPLTVAKMTEYLKPKGADRVLEVGCGSGYQAAVLSHLFRGVFTVERIESLLLEAKQRFKTLGINNVHTRTDDGQNGWIQYAPYDRILFSATAKEIPPKLFSQLADGGILVAPLQKGEKQVIARFTKKGSSFVKEELEECDFVPILDGVQKY
- a CDS encoding carbon-nitrogen hydrolase family protein; translated protein: MRSLCSLSFKTISDYEENLKTLIRLIEETPQDALVVAPEVCLTGFDYENFDKVVEFASHAADEIKKVSKKRIVILTIIEKIDGEVYNMAKIFHNGEVVYQRGKARLFRYGGEHNYFAEDSDEKVEIVEVDGLKLGVLICFELRYKELWKKLEGADIIATPSWWGVLRTEHFKVITQGLAIINQCYVVASDSANEDCTKLSGIITPFGEDKRNGSAACLKIDYDKKEVRAMRRYLDVGIG
- a CDS encoding ribonucleotide-diphosphate reductase subunit beta, which codes for MNRKKIYNPESNEHVNDRQIFGGNPTGIFELNDIKYQWAYNLWEVMLNNTWFPKEVDLTRDANDYKNLTDAEKTAYDKALSQLIFMDSLQTNNIIDNINPYVTAPEVNLILVRQSFEEALHSQSYAVMVDSISQNSDEIYDLWREDMMLKHKNDAIAAVYEQLAKEPSETNFLKACFANQILEGIYFYSGFAYLYTLARSGKMLGSAQMIRFIQRDEVTHLVLFKNLINTLRRDKPYLFTETLKAEVIEMFKKAVELESQWGQYITQGQILGLTNEIVDQYIKFLADDRLTSVGFEKIYNVSNPIKWVEDFAKFNDQKTNFFEGTVTNYSKGSLNFDDF